From the genome of Maridesulfovibrio ferrireducens:
CCAGGAGCAAAGAATATTTGTTGAAGCTCTTCAAAGCGTCCTTTCTTGTAATCGATTAGACAGACAAGCTTCTTCTGAGAAGCTTTAAGAATTTTATCTATAGTTTCATGATGTTCCGAATAGTCGATATATCCTTTTGAACTAAAATACAGGGGCAGATCTTGTCCTGCTGAACGATTCGGAAAATCCTGTGAACAAAGTTGAAGAGAAACATTTTTAATTGTCTCTTCAATTCCTCCGAGAATATGATCCGGAAGCGATGCGCTGGCTAACTGTTTGCACAAAGTCAGAGACCGTATCTGCTCAAGATCCAGACCGTAGGAACTCTGGCTAGAGAAAGTTAATATACTATAATATCTCCTTCTATTTTTCAGCCCTGTCTTAAAATGAGAACCAGCAAACCTTTCAATCTCATTCGCGAGCCGTTGGATGGTACTCGGGCGACAGTCAAACTCTTCGGCAAGATCTTGC
Proteins encoded in this window:
- a CDS encoding YafY family protein is translated as MFFKLYREGKKHFKQDLAEEFDCRPSTIQRLANEIERFAGSHFKTGLKNRRRYYSILTFSSQSSYGLDLEQIRSLTLCKQLASASLPDHILGGIEETIKNVSLQLCSQDFPNRSAGQDLPLYFSSKGYIDYSEHHETIDKILKASQKKLVCLIDYKKGRFEELQQIFFAPGRITSQSNALYAIGHKTTTGEPEKGDPRNLAVHRIKEVTLTDKIFDFDAADQEINYFGLKHHDLKKFRIHFSRSVSDFVMERIWSSEQNIEEQEDGTVILEIGTVSENELMAWVRGFGEEATILT